Genomic segment of Ostrinia nubilalis chromosome 22, ilOstNubi1.1, whole genome shotgun sequence:
GACACTTGGCGCATGCTCATCCCATAGCTCACTTTCTCGAATATCACCACCCCCACCATCGTAAACACGAGGGTATTCGCCGTATGAGCCAGTATGCTCCAGAAGTGAGCCACCACCTGCTCCACCTCCCCCGCCACAGTCGACTTCCTATAGCTCACTAGCACACCAGCTATGACAGTCCCCAAGAGTCCAGACACGTATAGGAACTTCTCTCCTATGTAATACGTGAGGTAGGCAGTAGACAGCGTCACAGTCACAGCACATAACAGGTCGTAATAGGTCAGAGACAGTAAAGTCCCTGATATCTTCCCCATAGCAAAGCCAAGAAGAAGCCCTCCGCCAGCGTACCGAAGCAAAAGCAATGCTATCTGGGACGCATCAGTAACCGCCAAAGCTAAGTACCCAAAAACTGCTGTAAACTCGATCATGACCGTCGCATCTCCTATTAACCCTTCACCCAGTAGCAGCACGCTTATGTACTTCCCTTTGGTCATCTCCTTCAACTGTTTCACTACTTCCATGGGATATATCGGAGAGCATACGACCCCAAACAAGATGGCAGTAGGGAGATTCCACGAAGAATCTATCAGGTGGTACGCTATGAACGCGGCCATAAGAGCAGTTAGCAACGCCCCTGGTACTCCGACGAGCAAAATTTGGGGGAAGCATCTCCAAAACGAATGGGAGTCCACATTGTAGGACGTGTTAAAGACGATTATAGGTAGGAATGTTAGTAAAAGGACGTCAACATCGACGTAACAGATATCTACGAAGGGTTTGAAGTCTGGAAAGCGGTTGGCGCAGAATCCAGCTAATCCGCCAAGGCAGAACATCACTACGCGGTATGGTATGCACATGCTGGTTGATAGCATTATAGCTCTTACTACAACGCCGATAAGGATGGTTATGAAGATGAACAGGAAACCAAGGGAGGTTGGGTACGCGAGGGTCGGCCTGCCCGGGTCGTCAAAGGTGATGTTCCCGCCATATTTCGAACGATCTTGCAGTAGCTCGTTAGTGGTAATATTTCCTTGACCGAATGTCACAGTGAAGAAAAATGGGAGTATTTTCAATATGGTAAAAAGTACCATTGTTGATTATGTCTGTATGACTAAAGTCATAGTCATGACCACATAGAATTAAAAGTTGTAAATGTGTGAAATTAACCGGCGCATATCAAAGTGACTACTTAAACAAGCTTAGAAAAAAACAAATACGTTTAAAAACACAATTTATTCAATGTCCAAAAATAAATTTACATGTCAGACTTTAATATTGAGCCTAAAAATTAATGTCGAGACATTCCTAAAATGCATAATTTAAACTTAACACtaaacttaacattaatagttTTTGATTAACagtaaaaaacaataataaattacatatttaaagGGAACAATAATCTCACAGCTCCCTTCGTAGGGCTTTTGTACGGTGAAAATTTCTGCGGTGTTTTCCGCGGCGACCGCCTCGGCGTTTTTTCTACGCTCTTAATAGTTTTAACGCTCTGTGCTTCCTTCATCTTCAATTCTTTGTAAGCTGCTTCTAGCATGCGGCGCTTCCAGTCTTCATAAGGTTCTATCTTTGGTTCTGAAGGCTCTTCTATTTTGGGGATATCTACTTCCATGTTGATTTCGTTTTCACCTGTAAATAAAACGTGTGGCATTATAAGCTTGTCCAGATGACGCATTTTTACTCATGCACGCGTTATGAATGGCGAGGTTTGGATGTAAGTGCTAGAGGTTTAAATATTCCGTCCACTTGCCGTTGCGCGTTTTGCCGCTCGCGCTTGCGAGTTTTGAAAACGCGCGTTTTGCCGTTAGCGATATGCTCTATCTTCTAGTTAACAACCGCGCGTTGAGCGCTCATTATCTGAACGTAGCCTTAATTTTTCTTGATCAGGCAGGGAACACTTTGTTATTGAGCCTCCACAAGATTAAATATGCCCCCAATGTGTCCAGTAACAATATCTACACAAGAGAGGAGCGCCTAGCTTGCCCCCcaatgtttaaaattacaaagCTTTACAGCCTTGCCAGATTTGTGATATGCCACACATCATTCCAATTTGAAAATACTACTGGCGAACTTCCTATCGCCTatgttaattacaaataaagTGGGATTCttatggtgaaagaattttcttattggtccagtagtttcataaacaatgaaatttttcctctttataagATTTACAGGATGCTCTGATTGCTTGTTTActttaataaaatgataaatgtAACTTACCATTTTCCACCCCCACTTTCTTCGGCGGGCGGCCCCTCTTCTTCTTGGCGGCAGCAAAGTTTTGGTCTACGAACTTTGTCCAGTCCGCATCCAACTTGGCCCACTGTGCCGGTTTCAGTCTTGACTTCTCTATTATTTTACTCTTTGATAGTTTTACTTTGTTTATTCTGaaatagtaattaataattcaCAGATTATACACATATTAATGCTGATATGCGCGCatgcggcgcaggaccggtctttgtggaaatccttgggggaggcctttgtccagcagtggacgtctttcggctgaaatgaacaaACGAACGAATGCTGATAAGATAAATATAATGCAATATTTACCTGCAAGCTTGATATACAGCCATACACACATATTGGGGTAGATTCATGTCCAATTCCTGtaagacaataaattaaatgatgatgaaatgaacaGTAGCAGAGAACATTATAAACAATCATGAAATAGATATAATTTGGACCCagcaaaagatttttttcagggggagtaaaacattgaaatacatatttttttaaattaattattacaataatacaATCAACTATctaaaaaatttattaaattacctgtcaaaatgattatttttagcacaactCTATATCCTTTACCCTTTTATGTATGGTCAGCAtgaaattaaaggaaaaaatttTCATTAAGTACTTTTAGATTATTATGTGCAGCCAGTgtgaataaaaatgaaaaaaataaaaaatatttattcagtatctTTAAATATAACATTTTGTTTAAAGGGGTCTCCTTTTAATTATAATACCTGTGTtaggaggaggcctttgtccagcagtggacgtcatttggctgaaacgaacgaacgaacgaacctgtGTTAGGAGGCCCCAAAAATGATATGAATTAGATATGGGAGTGGGTTACTTAGCAAAGGGCGTAggacccaaaagataaggagacatgtaaagtgctttTTTTTCTGTATTGACGTTCATAcataagtgccaccagtggtcaaaattgaataaaatatttttgatttgaaacATACCATTTTAGCCTGTCCTTGATACTCCTCCAGTATCCTGTCAGCCAATGCCTGGACACTGCTGCATTGGAATGTGTTGCAGACCACCAGAGTGGAAAGCTTATCATCATTAAGCTCCAGAAGGTTCTGCACTATCTTCCGGCAGTTTGTGTACATTGCTGGCTTGAGGCCGGAGTATTTGATGGCTACTTTCTGAAAGTGAAAATAGGCAAAATCAATAATCAAACTATTTAATAGtatgtaggcccttttcagggcatttatacacattccaaatatagcttgcacTACCACCACTAcaggacaacatatgggctggtgctgagaagactGACTGAGATGTCATTTTGAAGACAAGTGATAAGAACAGCCTATACTATAGGTAGTTAAAGATTTTGAATAGGTAATTCAAATACCTAGCTAACCAACTACAATAGATCATTGCAACAATAACCACAGACCAGTATCTTGAACACAATGAAGTAAAATAAATTGAGGAAATGTTGTCAGTGTTGTTGTAAATAACACAGATTACCTTTATTCTTCCATTCAACATTATTTTGGGTAAATTATTCTACTTTGAAATTAAATAACACATATGAATAACAAATATTATGCTCCTGACATTAAATTTACCATCAATTACGAACACAATAAAGACCACGCAACAATCTCCCACCTTAAAATGAAAGCCACGACTTACCACATCTAAATCAGCTCCAAATATGCCAGCAGCCAGGTCCAAACAGATCACAGTTTTGCTGGTATCAGTCATGTTGCTTCCAGCCGTTGACTTGGTCTGCAGAAGGCGTTCAAACTCTGCTGCTTTACTGGAAAAAATACCATGAAGGTTATATTTAAAAAGACCACTTGTTTGCAGTGCGACATTTGTAACATTCTTGTTAGAGTACAGAGACATTCGCGATTAACCACCCCCACATTGTTAATTTCATGGATAATACATAAAAACATTGTAACTTCATATTATTTAACTTAAATTAATCACTTACTTGAcaactttttcttcttcactgAGTCCAAGTTTGGTAGCTAATACATTGAGAGTTTTGTTATGTGAAGccatgatttattatttattttcagtttatatttatattaattaaactatCAACCGTTTTTATTGCTGtatctaaaaaaataaatagaaaattcCGCGCCACACGTATGTCAGTGACAATGGCACTGACTGACactgacattgttttttttaaacacgCGAATGCTAGGGATGTGATGATTCGATTGATTTATTTCACCCCTCTGAGCGAAGAAGTCGAGACGAAAAAGAAGATAATCCTTTATCAGCGAACAATGTTTCATCGTTTAAAATTCAAGATAAAAACgataaaaatcaattttattatctCATCGTGATTTTCTCTGTAAAGTGACATTGTTCGCGGGAAATCTAAACATTTGTTTTCAATTGCTGCTAAACTTAGGAAAACGGTACTGGATCTttttatattctttttttttgtggAGAATTGTGTAAAGTTTAAAACTATCGGCTTACGAAgctcatttgattttttttttttacctttcaagtaaatattttttatgtaatatggtGCCGAACCGATTACATTATTAAGATGTGTTAAGCCAAATACAACTATTGGACCTAGTAGATGCCCGTTTAAATAATTCTACTTAGCAGTTTCTAAAATAATCACATTTCTTTGATATTTTTGGATATCTACGaaaatgtaaatgaaaacaaatgTTAACCCTGACATACCGCACGAAAAATAATCTCGATTAACTTTTGACCACGCCCCTTTATCTCGATTTAGCTGAACTTCCAATGATAAAACACCTTTCGTATCACAGAAGGCGACATGTTGATTTTTTTCTAGGTTCTGTGAAGCCGATACGAGATCGCTGTCATTTCTACAAAATGTCTTTGTAGTTATCAGGGTGTAGGTCATTTAATTGTAGTCTTATTAAGTAATTTGTGCTAATTTTCGTATGTTAAACGCATTGCAATTAAAAAGAAGAGGATCCGCTCCACCCGAAATAGGGGTGTGTATGTAGTGCTACACCGATATAGATTTGTATCAAAATAATCCGAagctatttataaatattattttctcagCTTTTACTTATGTTCAAACGTTAATAGTAACGTCTGGTCTATAATTAACTCGTGaaagtttataaatattacagtatTCTATGGTGGACTAGTGTGTTGAGTTGGGTCATTATTACCGAAGGTTGCCATTTTTTAGTGGGAATATTTTGTGTGTGGTGGTAACGGGGCGTGATCTGGCCTCCGCGAGGTGGCTAGCGAGCGAGGATTGCCGTGCTCGAAGTGCCAGGAGGCGGTCGCGAGTGTGTAATAGTTTGTAGAGAACTGCTGTGATGGTTTCAGGTTTGAGATGCAACTAGTGTCAGTGAGTTCGAGATTATAGAAGTGCGAGTGAGGTAGTGCGGACTGTGATGATGCGGGCGCTGTGAGCGGGCAGAGCTTCACCACGGCTTCGTCTGTGGCGGGAGGCGCGCGGGGAGCCGAGTCTCCTTCGCAGGCCAACCAGGACACCGTGGATAACGCAACTCCCACCTGCTGGTAAGTCTACAACACTACTCTGTTCCATTTTCAAATTCTCAAGCTTTTAACTCAACTCATGTCCAAGGAATATGTCTAAGTCTGCTTCATATCTGTTATAACCTTACCCCACAAAGTGATCATGGTTTTACTTGTTTTCTTGCATCATTTGTTGTAAAATGCCATTGAAATCAGTGTCATTCAACGATGACTATTGTTTTAACAAGGTTATGGATTTTGTGTTATCAGTTCATAATAAACATTTGGTTATTCTAACTTATACAGTGGAGATTTATGGAAAATGAATTCAGattagtattttgtttattctATCACATAGTTTTCAAGTCTACAATATTTCGGTacacaaattttaatattaaataacattATTGAGCATACACAGTAGACTACTTTATGAATTAAGTATTGAATATTAATCAAAATAACACATGAACAGTGGGTGTTATTGTGATATAAAAAAAGTTGTTCTATCTTATTGTAAACCAATTCCGAAGGAAATGGTAAACACTGTCTTACTAAAATCCTTTTTAACCATACACACACATCGGAAACACCATTTAAAATGGATTATTCAAACTACCCTCACAGAGTCATTAACATGTTGGTTTATATTATTGAATGTAGctatagaaattaaaattcaaaacttctAGTCACAAATCCAATTTTATAGCAATCTATATCCATTCCTCTATCTACAAAATGAAGCTAAAATCAACCAATTCCAATATTATCATGTAGTTTATTAGGTGAATCCCAAAGTTGGGGCGACCTTGCATTATTATCATTTATCAGAATGTTTACTTTACAGAAATAGCTGCAATGAACTAAAATAATGTGGTATATTTACCATAGTTTCAAATATAACAAAACGTTCATTCaactactaaggctgggttgcaccatcttactttaactttgacaatcttcaacaatctgtcaaactccatacaaaaaccaccggttatcgttatagttacggtcaaagttaggtggtgcaactcagcctaagaaaataatgtacagatgacagcatCAGACTAGGtgtaatttttgttgcaaaatctcaAAATAGCCTCTATTACTTAGCACATAAGCGGTGTATTTAACTTGACATGCTGTCGTAATGTTTTCGTAATAGTCTGGTAGATATAACTAGGGTTGACAATTCTTATTGGCTGGATATCAAATAATATGCAACTTTATAACTCCCATTTCTAaccattaaaatgtaataaaagaaGTTAAAACTGggctaaataattaaaaaatcattttattataatttgatttcaaATGTAGTTAATATTCACAGGAAGTCATTGAAGGGCTCTTCTGTGACGATGTAAATAGTGAAATTTTTATTAAGCAGCTAGAGATATTGCTTACTTACTTTATAACTATTCTACCCATTATAAATTGTTATttcttatattaaaattttcCTATAAAGTTATCTCTCTCTTAGTAATAATATCTGTCattggcatcaaaaaattcctCCTACTAATACCAAATTAATCTGTGCCTTACAGAGCCTTGGTGCTTCACTCATTCACAAAAGTCTTTTAACCATGTAAGTACTAACCAAAtgctaattaatttttaaacatgCACTAGACACACACCACTTGCTTCGCTTCAAGGTTGTCTAGTAGAAATGCCTTTTGGTAATAAATCTGCCAACGACACTATCAGAACCTAActgaaaatgataataaattaaaagtaaaagtttTGAATTGGTTTCCAAGGCACAAACCATGAAGATAATTTTTGTCAAAAGATTTTTATGAGAGAAAAAAAGTTACGTTTTGATTGGAACATGTACATAatagtcaaaatcaaaatttatttatttgcaatttgTATAGACAACTAAacagtgcttacaaatcgtcaattaatgtaaaaacagaagattaataaaaaaatactttaaagatTTGCTTTTTACAACTCTAATACCAGATGAGCCCaaataattgtatttaatttctgGAAAAGGAATTGCATTACCTACTTCATTTAATGTTTTCACTATGCATTggtgggtccgtggccgagtcccccagtgttcgacgcacccgtggtcgacgcccccgatttaaattaatttaatatcatatttttttcggcttttgcactaagtacagtcaacgaaaactaatgaaaaaacaATGATTTTGCATGTTTACTGTTGTTATACTAAAAAGTAAAAGGTGATTTAATTCCTATTAAttgttatttatgttattattacaaaaaattctgtatttaattttttgttataaatagtacttaaaatttttataatttaaaattttatttgtagttagttacaaaataaaacctatCATTTTTTGTAGGTGTCACTAtggtaaaatatattaaacatttatttgtacgatcagtataaatatttattcgtttataaacatttttgtgcctgacagtacatttgattaaaaattgcttctaaTCAAATTTcactgaccgggggcgtcgaccacgagtgcgtcgaacactgggggactcggccacggacccccATTGGTCACCTCATTTTGATGTAGTAAATAGGCTTGCTTGATGTCATCTAACAAAATGTATATGTTATGCCTGCGTTTTCACAATTAATCCctgatttttaagtgactcctatggtaacaccaggaattttattttcataggagtcacttaaaaattgggattgatgatgaaaacgggcataattctCCATCTAtcctaatattatattttaagtttCTGTTGTCTGTTTATCTGTTTACACCTAAACtatgaaccaattttgaacTGACAGAAGAATTGATCTTTTTTGCAAT
This window contains:
- the LOC135083118 gene encoding origin recognition complex subunit 6, giving the protein MASHNKTLNVLATKLGLSEEEKVVNKAAEFERLLQTKSTAGSNMTDTSKTVICLDLAAGIFGADLDVKVAIKYSGLKPAMYTNCRKIVQNLLELNDDKLSTLVVCNTFQCSSVQALADRILEEYQGQAKMELDMNLPQYVCMAVYQACRINKVKLSKSKIIEKSRLKPAQWAKLDADWTKFVDQNFAAAKKKRGRPPKKVGVENGENEINMEVDIPKIEEPSEPKIEPYEDWKRRMLEAAYKELKMKEAQSVKTIKSVEKTPRRSPRKTPQKFSPYKSPTKGAVRLLFPLNM